The following proteins come from a genomic window of Corallococcus sp. NCRR:
- a CDS encoding collagen-like protein → MSLRAFVPLRGVFSRFRVLSLCATLMVTACTEGMAGDGPAGPEGPPGPAGATGPAGPAGPRGEKGATGEPGLMGPEGPQGLAGAEGAPGPQGLQGVQGPAGATGPMGPIGLTGPMGPQGAAGPTGPTGAKGDMGPTGEKGDTGATGPAGAKGDTGPAGPEGAKGDTGATGATGATGPAGAKGDTGPAGPTGAKGDTGAVGATGPAGAKGDTGATGPAGPTGATGATGATGPAGATGPAGAKGDTGPAGPTGATGVVGPAGATGATGAKGDTGPAGPTGPTGPTGAVGPAGATGATGPAGPTGASGAQGPQGPAGTQGLYGDGSAGAFNVSAGQTVDLSTSLGVSQLPAGFNLQFTTITVAASGTLRVPSGTVLRATGDITVSGRIVVLPAAEDLGNGEAPAGVARVAASTYNGGEGLTMFQAAQVRRVQSASGGAGARLYAGANADGGAGGGAVLLVSRTNVRVTSGGSIEAKGEGGVNPQTTGASIVGTGGGGGGVVLIAAKGSITLAGTISVPGGKGADGFNGNGGTGEGGGGGGGGGIVHFISPVSPTVTGSVDVSAGGAGSNAAAVSPSTTILSAGGGGGSGGNGGTAGGIIPGTSANGNATAGTAGYFIQTIAPEPESLLGL, encoded by the coding sequence ATGTCACTTCGAGCTTTCGTGCCCTTGCGTGGGGTGTTCTCGCGTTTTCGCGTGCTGTCGCTCTGCGCGACGTTGATGGTGACCGCCTGCACGGAGGGGATGGCGGGTGATGGCCCGGCGGGACCGGAGGGTCCTCCGGGGCCCGCGGGCGCGACGGGGCCCGCGGGTCCGGCCGGCCCACGGGGTGAGAAGGGCGCCACGGGTGAACCCGGCCTGATGGGTCCCGAGGGGCCACAGGGCCTGGCGGGTGCGGAGGGCGCGCCGGGGCCCCAGGGACTTCAAGGCGTGCAGGGACCGGCGGGCGCGACGGGCCCCATGGGGCCCATCGGTCTGACAGGCCCGATGGGGCCGCAGGGCGCGGCCGGGCCCACGGGTCCCACGGGCGCGAAGGGCGACATGGGCCCCACCGGTGAGAAGGGTGACACCGGCGCGACGGGCCCGGCGGGAGCCAAGGGTGACACGGGGCCCGCGGGTCCGGAGGGCGCGAAGGGCGATACGGGCGCGACCGGTGCGACCGGCGCGACGGGCCCCGCTGGCGCGAAGGGCGACACGGGCCCGGCAGGCCCTACGGGCGCGAAGGGAGACACGGGCGCGGTGGGAGCCACCGGTCCGGCGGGTGCGAAGGGTGACACGGGAGCCACGGGCCCGGCAGGTCCGACGGGGGCCACCGGCGCGACCGGCGCGACCGGCCCCGCTGGCGCGACGGGCCCCGCGGGCGCGAAGGGAGACACGGGCCCGGCAGGTCCGACGGGAGCGACTGGCGTGGTCGGCCCCGCTGGAGCCACCGGTGCAACGGGCGCGAAGGGCGACACGGGCCCCGCTGGCCCGACGGGCCCGACCGGCCCCACGGGCGCCGTGGGACCCGCTGGCGCCACCGGTGCAACGGGGCCCGCCGGGCCGACGGGTGCGTCCGGGGCCCAGGGCCCTCAGGGGCCCGCGGGCACGCAGGGGCTCTACGGCGATGGCTCCGCGGGGGCGTTCAACGTGAGCGCGGGCCAGACCGTGGACCTCTCCACCTCGCTGGGCGTGAGTCAGCTTCCCGCGGGCTTCAACCTCCAGTTCACCACCATCACCGTCGCGGCCTCCGGAACGCTCCGGGTCCCCAGCGGCACGGTGCTGCGCGCCACGGGGGACATCACCGTGAGCGGGAGGATCGTCGTGCTGCCCGCGGCGGAGGACCTGGGTAACGGAGAGGCCCCCGCGGGCGTCGCCCGGGTGGCGGCGAGCACCTACAACGGAGGCGAGGGCCTGACGATGTTCCAGGCGGCCCAGGTCCGCCGGGTCCAGTCCGCGTCGGGCGGCGCGGGAGCGCGCCTCTACGCGGGCGCGAACGCCGACGGCGGGGCGGGCGGAGGCGCGGTGCTGCTGGTCTCGCGCACCAACGTCCGCGTCACCTCGGGCGGGTCCATCGAAGCGAAGGGCGAGGGCGGCGTGAACCCGCAGACGACTGGAGCGTCCATCGTGGGCACGGGCGGTGGCGGTGGCGGCGTCGTGCTGATCGCGGCCAAGGGGAGCATCACCCTGGCGGGCACCATCAGCGTGCCGGGCGGCAAGGGCGCGGATGGCTTCAATGGCAACGGCGGCACGGGTGAAGGCGGCGGTGGCGGCGGCGGCGGCGGCATCGTCCACTTCATCTCCCCGGTGTCCCCCACCGTGACGGGAAGCGTGGATGTGTCGGCGGGCGGGGCTGGCAGCAACGCGGCGGCAGTGTCCCCTTCGACCACCATCCTCTCTGCCGGTGGCGGCGGTGGCAGCGGCGGCAACGGCGGCACCGCGGGAGGCATCATCCCGGGCACCTCGGCGAACGGGAACGCCACCGCGGGGACGGCTGGCTACTTCATCCAGACGATCGCCCCGGAGCCGGAGTCGCTGCTGGGCCTGTGA
- a CDS encoding phage tail protein gives MSEPYVGQIIMFGGDFAPRGWLLCNGALLSIAQNQALFAILGTTYGGDGRTTFALPDLRGRFPMAPGQGPGLAPHTLGEASGQPSVTLISTQMPAHTHPLMASMQEGNSESPEGAYLAAYPPGSTPTPYSTTPSTVMGPQAVGIAGGSQPVPVQNPYTCVNFIIATQGVFPSRG, from the coding sequence ATGTCCGAGCCATACGTTGGGCAGATCATCATGTTCGGAGGCGACTTCGCGCCGAGGGGCTGGCTCCTCTGCAACGGTGCCTTGCTCTCCATCGCGCAGAACCAGGCGCTCTTCGCCATCCTGGGGACCACCTACGGCGGCGATGGGAGGACGACGTTCGCGCTGCCGGACCTGCGCGGCCGCTTCCCCATGGCGCCCGGCCAGGGCCCCGGGCTCGCGCCGCACACGCTGGGCGAGGCGTCCGGCCAGCCGTCGGTGACGCTCATCTCCACGCAGATGCCCGCGCACACCCACCCGCTGATGGCCAGCATGCAGGAGGGCAACTCGGAGAGCCCGGAGGGCGCGTACCTCGCGGCCTATCCCCCGGGCAGCACGCCCACGCCCTACTCGACGACCCCCAGCACGGTGATGGGCCCCCAGGCCGTGGGCATCGCCGGCGGCAGCCAGCCCGTGCCCGTCCAGAACCCGTACACCTGCGTGAACTTCATCATCGCGACGCAGGGCGTCTTCCCCTCGCGCGGCTGA
- a CDS encoding helix-turn-helix transcriptional regulator, which yields MQRTERLFALAEYLRGRRTGVTAEVLAERFSVTVRTIYRDLDALRAAALPVGAERGRGGGYALDRGYSLPPVNFTAREAALVVALGRFAIDMRLLPFTGTLESALDKVRSALSTSAQRELLARLRELTFLGVPSLPTRKPVREALERAWFERQPLRITYVDGNFLETVREVRIESVVMDRHETRLDAVDLASGERRHFRLDRITRAEVVGA from the coding sequence ATGCAGCGCACCGAGCGACTCTTCGCCCTCGCCGAGTACCTGAGGGGCCGCCGCACCGGCGTCACCGCGGAGGTGCTGGCGGAGCGCTTCAGCGTGACGGTGCGGACCATCTACCGGGACCTGGACGCGCTGCGCGCCGCCGCGCTGCCGGTGGGCGCGGAGCGGGGCCGGGGCGGTGGCTACGCGCTGGACCGGGGCTACAGCCTGCCGCCGGTGAACTTCACCGCGCGCGAGGCGGCGCTGGTGGTGGCGCTGGGGCGGTTCGCCATCGACATGCGGCTGCTGCCCTTCACGGGGACGCTGGAGTCGGCGCTGGACAAGGTGCGCTCGGCGCTGTCCACGTCCGCGCAGCGGGAGCTGTTGGCCCGGCTGCGCGAGCTGACGTTCCTGGGCGTGCCGTCCCTGCCCACGCGCAAGCCCGTGCGCGAGGCCCTGGAGCGCGCGTGGTTCGAGCGGCAGCCGCTGCGCATCACCTACGTGGACGGCAACTTCCTGGAGACCGTGCGCGAGGTGCGCATCGAGTCCGTGGTGATGGACCGGCACGAGACGCGGCTGGACGCGGTGGACCTCGCGTCCGGGGAGCGGCGCCACTTCCGGCTGGACCGCATCACCCGGGCGGAGGTGGTGGGCGCCTGA
- a CDS encoding ribonuclease H-like domain-containing protein → MVPPPHPLEDEWLWGWDPTPGIVSVWAEPDGRAFIWKRQPGTHARLREDARYRPWLLLASLQDLEHLGDALRPEGPPPVPGAVTYRELEGPGALRFLVSAEDGRALASAVLKGASKRLDQRVGHLRDLGPAAALVLPPEEQYLVATGRTYFRDLVFDDLRRLQFDLETTGLDPSRDRIFLVALRDPDGRAQTLEVTADGDAGEADLLRRLVARIREADPDVVENHNLHGFDLPFLDQRAKRLNVPLALGRAGLPGLRHRPSARGAALNRGPGGRDADAMRRARYTVPGREFIDTLDAVRRHDFAARDLPGHGLKAVARHLGLSGPDRELIPGARIHEVFLKDPERVRRYAREDVTEAAGLAHLLGGAAFALARMAPRRYERLADAGPATGVLDPLMVRAYVRSGAALPAHESGDGTSHSGAALHLFATGVARHIVKADVASLYPSLMRQYRIGPKRDRLNVLLALVDRLVDQRLDAKGKAKKAPPGSPERHTQEAISAAMKILINSAYGYLGAVGLTRFSDVHAANEVTRRGRELLGLMCRELAQRGVTLLEADTDGVYFAVPEAWTEADERRVVTEVASLLPPRVKLEFDGRYAAMLSHEPKNYALQPYAGPLLLRGVAFRSSRAEPYGEDFLRRALQHLLAGDVRAVRDTYVDAVMALRRRQVPTFELSAQVRLTKSPSQYLATRKQRRELPYEALLTNGREHWSLGERVRIYRATGGRAGLLPEALTEDGEIAPRPAPGEPAGDDARDYDVEYYVRLLKDSFAARLARGLAPEDFATVFADPDQPSLFTPSLADARPVLTVVRAPRGPGFGEDTQEVGAPPFSP, encoded by the coding sequence ATGGTCCCGCCCCCCCATCCGCTGGAGGACGAGTGGTTGTGGGGATGGGACCCCACGCCGGGCATCGTGTCCGTCTGGGCGGAGCCGGACGGGCGCGCCTTCATCTGGAAGCGGCAGCCGGGCACGCACGCGCGGCTGCGCGAGGACGCGAGGTACCGGCCCTGGCTGCTGCTCGCGTCACTCCAGGACCTGGAACACCTGGGGGACGCGCTCCGCCCGGAGGGCCCGCCGCCCGTGCCAGGCGCCGTGACGTACCGGGAGCTGGAGGGGCCCGGCGCGCTGCGCTTCCTCGTCAGCGCGGAGGACGGCCGCGCGCTGGCGTCCGCGGTGCTCAAGGGCGCATCGAAGCGGTTGGACCAACGCGTGGGCCACCTGCGCGACCTGGGCCCGGCCGCGGCGCTGGTGCTGCCTCCGGAGGAGCAGTACCTGGTGGCCACCGGCCGCACGTACTTCCGCGACCTGGTCTTCGACGACCTGCGAAGGCTCCAGTTCGACCTGGAGACCACCGGCCTGGATCCTTCCCGCGACCGCATCTTCCTGGTGGCGCTGAGGGACCCGGACGGCCGCGCGCAGACGCTGGAGGTGACGGCGGACGGCGACGCGGGCGAGGCGGACCTCCTGCGCCGGCTGGTCGCGCGCATCCGCGAGGCGGACCCCGACGTGGTGGAGAACCACAACCTGCACGGCTTCGACCTGCCCTTCCTGGACCAGCGCGCGAAGCGGCTCAACGTGCCGCTGGCGCTGGGCCGGGCGGGGCTGCCGGGCCTGCGCCACCGCCCCTCCGCCAGAGGCGCCGCGCTGAACCGGGGGCCCGGAGGCCGTGACGCGGACGCCATGCGCCGCGCGCGCTACACCGTCCCCGGCCGCGAGTTCATCGACACGCTGGACGCCGTGCGCCGCCACGACTTCGCCGCCCGCGACCTGCCGGGCCACGGCCTGAAGGCGGTGGCGCGGCACCTGGGCCTGTCCGGGCCCGACCGCGAGCTCATCCCCGGCGCGCGGATCCACGAGGTCTTCCTGAAGGACCCGGAGCGCGTGCGCCGCTACGCGCGCGAGGACGTGACGGAGGCCGCGGGGCTGGCGCACCTGCTGGGCGGCGCGGCGTTCGCGCTCGCGCGCATGGCCCCCCGGCGCTACGAGCGGCTGGCGGACGCGGGGCCGGCGACGGGCGTGTTGGACCCGCTGATGGTGCGCGCCTACGTGCGCTCGGGCGCGGCGCTGCCGGCGCACGAATCCGGCGACGGCACGTCCCACAGCGGCGCGGCGCTGCACCTGTTCGCCACCGGCGTCGCGCGCCACATCGTGAAGGCGGACGTGGCAAGCCTCTACCCGTCGCTGATGCGCCAGTACCGCATCGGGCCGAAGCGCGACCGGCTGAACGTGCTCCTCGCGCTGGTGGACCGGCTGGTGGACCAACGCCTGGACGCGAAGGGCAAGGCGAAGAAGGCCCCGCCCGGCTCCCCGGAGCGCCACACGCAAGAGGCGATCTCGGCGGCGATGAAGATCCTGATCAACTCCGCCTACGGCTACCTGGGCGCGGTGGGCCTCACCCGCTTCTCGGACGTGCACGCCGCCAACGAGGTGACGCGGCGCGGACGCGAGCTGCTGGGCCTGATGTGCCGCGAGTTGGCGCAGCGGGGCGTGACGCTGCTGGAGGCCGACACGGACGGCGTCTACTTCGCGGTGCCGGAGGCCTGGACGGAGGCGGACGAGCGGCGCGTGGTGACGGAGGTCGCGAGCCTGCTGCCGCCGCGCGTGAAGCTGGAGTTCGACGGGCGCTACGCCGCCATGCTGTCGCACGAACCGAAGAACTACGCGCTCCAGCCCTACGCCGGGCCGCTGCTCCTGCGCGGCGTGGCCTTCCGCTCCAGCCGCGCGGAGCCCTATGGAGAAGACTTCCTGCGCCGCGCCCTCCAGCACCTGCTGGCCGGCGACGTGCGCGCCGTGCGCGACACCTACGTGGACGCGGTGATGGCGCTGCGGCGGCGCCAGGTGCCCACCTTCGAGCTCTCCGCGCAGGTGCGGCTGACCAAGTCCCCCTCGCAGTACCTGGCCACGCGCAAGCAGCGCCGGGAGCTGCCGTACGAAGCGCTGCTCACGAACGGCCGCGAGCACTGGTCCCTGGGCGAGCGCGTGCGCATCTACCGCGCCACCGGCGGCCGCGCGGGCCTGCTCCCGGAAGCGCTCACCGAGGACGGCGAGATTGCCCCGCGCCCCGCGCCGGGCGAGCCCGCGGGCGACGACGCGCGCGACTACGACGTCGAGTACTACGTGCGCCTGCTCAAGGACTCGTTCGCGGCCCGGCTCGCGCGAGGCCTGGCCCCGGAGGACTTCGCGACGGTGTTCGCGGACCCCGACCAGCCCTCCCTCTTCACCCCGTCCCTCGCGGACGCGCGGCCCGTGCTCACCGTCGTGAGGGCGCCCCGGGGCCCCGGGTTCGGTGAGGACACGCAGGAAGTTGGAGCCCCGCCCTTCTCACCGTGA
- the mdcG gene encoding malonate decarboxylase holo-[acyl-carrier-protein] synthase: MGGERPVRHDWVYLGAGWAQALRSSLAPDVLAQVTAWRDQGRPFAVSRQDLPDREDDLRLGLTLPDRRHLSLHVTLAAVERHLPPPTVQEVRDTAPAAWGPALDDVIALGAALDLTVGVFGSLAWQHRSGMPFVRPLSDVDLLFAPARWSDVERLLFGLEAVSRRHSVVRLDGEVLLPDGGAVSWRELALAPERIWVTGPRGASPRTLRELRALFPPES; this comes from the coding sequence ATGGGCGGTGAACGTCCGGTGCGGCACGACTGGGTGTATCTGGGCGCCGGCTGGGCGCAAGCCCTGCGCTCGTCCCTGGCCCCGGACGTCCTCGCGCAGGTGACGGCGTGGCGGGATCAAGGCCGGCCCTTCGCCGTCTCCCGGCAGGACCTGCCGGACCGGGAGGACGACCTGCGGCTGGGGCTCACCCTGCCCGACCGCCGCCACCTGTCGCTGCACGTGACGCTGGCCGCCGTGGAGCGCCACCTGCCGCCGCCCACGGTGCAGGAGGTGCGCGACACGGCCCCCGCGGCCTGGGGCCCCGCCCTGGACGACGTCATCGCCCTGGGCGCCGCGCTGGATTTGACGGTGGGCGTGTTCGGTTCACTGGCCTGGCAGCACCGCTCGGGCATGCCCTTCGTGCGGCCGCTGTCGGACGTGGACCTGCTGTTCGCCCCCGCGCGCTGGTCGGACGTGGAGCGGCTGCTGTTCGGACTGGAGGCCGTGTCCCGGCGCCACTCGGTGGTGCGCCTGGATGGAGAGGTGCTGCTGCCAGACGGCGGCGCCGTGTCCTGGCGCGAACTCGCCCTGGCGCCCGAGCGCATCTGGGTCACCGGCCCCCGCGGCGCCAGCCCCCGCACGCTCCGCGAGCTGCGCGCCCTCTTCCCGCCCGAGTCCTGA
- a CDS encoding beta-ketoacyl synthase chain length factor: MVGFSVQRWAAWAPGLVNPAAWETWLATPHPLPAEGTPALAAMPAMMRRRVDRLGRIALQAAYDAHVDAPDAPVVFASRHGDLGRSVELLTQLARSEPLSPTSFSLSVHNAIGALYSIARGDTSAYAAIAAGEETVEAAFTEACGLLSDGVPRVMVVVYDEPVPTPWEHFCRDVAFPHAWACLLSASTGADAIHLDCAAGPPEAPVAAADPAELPADLRALRFLVSGASRWEHAAGGRCWRWTRHA; this comes from the coding sequence ATGGTGGGATTCTCCGTACAGCGCTGGGCCGCCTGGGCCCCCGGACTCGTCAATCCTGCTGCCTGGGAAACGTGGCTCGCGACCCCGCATCCGCTCCCCGCGGAAGGCACGCCCGCGCTCGCGGCGATGCCCGCGATGATGCGCCGCCGGGTGGACCGGCTGGGCCGCATCGCGTTGCAGGCCGCCTATGACGCGCACGTGGACGCGCCGGACGCGCCCGTCGTCTTCGCGTCGCGTCATGGCGACCTGGGCCGCTCGGTGGAGCTGCTCACGCAGCTGGCGCGCTCGGAGCCGCTGTCGCCCACCTCCTTCAGCCTGTCGGTGCACAACGCCATCGGGGCGCTCTACTCCATCGCGCGCGGGGACACGTCCGCCTACGCCGCCATCGCCGCGGGCGAGGAGACGGTGGAGGCCGCCTTCACGGAGGCGTGTGGCCTGTTGTCCGACGGTGTCCCCCGGGTGATGGTCGTCGTCTACGACGAGCCCGTGCCCACGCCGTGGGAACACTTCTGCCGGGATGTGGCGTTTCCCCATGCATGGGCCTGCCTCCTCTCCGCCAGCACGGGCGCGGATGCCATCCACCTGGACTGCGCGGCCGGCCCCCCGGAGGCGCCCGTCGCGGCGGCGGACCCCGCGGAGCTCCCGGCGGACCTGCGCGCCCTGCGCTTCCTCGTTTCCGGCGCCTCGCGGTGGGAGCACGCGGCGGGCGGCCGGTGTTGGCGGTGGACGCGCCATGCTTGA
- a CDS encoding lysophospholipid acyltransferase family protein: MLEKLDRPWRIFATGLSFATFGLGGLALRLLYFPLLALFVRDPARQQRLARLAVHYTFRFFIGYMRALGVLRYELQGVEKLARSGLLILANHPSLIDVVFLISLVPNADCVVKASLANNPFTRGPIRATRYLCNDSGPGLIQDCIASVKAGNNLIIFPEGSRTPLDGNMQLQRGAANIAVRGPCDITPVIIQCEPRGLTKGTPWWKVPAKPMHYVIRVEDDIHVPAHDVEAGEAARAARQLTTRLHDHFSRGNQEHVGA, encoded by the coding sequence ATGCTTGAGAAGCTCGACCGGCCGTGGCGCATCTTCGCCACCGGGTTGTCCTTCGCCACCTTCGGGCTGGGAGGGCTGGCGCTGCGGCTGCTCTACTTCCCGCTGCTGGCGCTCTTCGTGCGCGACCCGGCGCGGCAGCAGCGGCTGGCGCGGCTCGCGGTGCACTACACGTTCCGCTTCTTCATCGGCTACATGCGCGCCCTGGGCGTGCTGCGCTACGAATTGCAGGGCGTGGAGAAGCTGGCGCGCTCCGGGCTGCTCATCCTGGCCAACCACCCGTCGCTCATCGACGTGGTGTTCCTCATCTCCCTGGTCCCCAACGCGGACTGCGTGGTCAAGGCGAGCCTGGCCAACAACCCGTTCACGCGCGGCCCCATCCGGGCGACGCGCTACCTGTGCAACGACTCCGGGCCCGGGCTCATCCAGGACTGCATCGCCTCCGTGAAGGCCGGCAACAACCTCATCATCTTCCCGGAGGGCTCGCGCACGCCGCTCGACGGGAACATGCAGCTGCAGCGCGGCGCCGCCAACATCGCCGTGCGCGGCCCGTGTGACATCACGCCGGTCATCATCCAGTGCGAGCCGCGGGGCCTCACCAAGGGCACGCCCTGGTGGAAGGTGCCGGCGAAGCCCATGCACTACGTCATCCGCGTGGAGGATGACATCCACGTGCCGGCCCACGACGTGGAGGCGGGCGAGGCGGCCAGGGCCGCGCGCCAGCTCACCACCCGTTTGCACGACCATTTCTCCAGGGGGAACCAGGAACATGTTGGAGCTTGA
- a CDS encoding phosphopantetheine-binding protein has translation MLELEQEIKRLVIDTLNLEDVKPDDIDPAAPLFVEGLGLDSIDALELGLALQKSYGVVLASDSKENRRHFASVRALADFVSTHRTRS, from the coding sequence ATGTTGGAGCTTGAGCAGGAAATAAAGCGGCTGGTCATCGACACGTTGAACCTCGAGGACGTCAAGCCGGACGACATCGATCCGGCGGCGCCGCTGTTCGTCGAGGGGCTGGGGCTGGACTCCATCGACGCCCTCGAGCTCGGCCTCGCGTTGCAGAAGTCCTATGGCGTCGTGCTGGCGAGCGACTCCAAGGAGAATCGCCGTCACTTCGCAAGTGTTCGGGCGCTCGCGGACTTCGTCAGCACCCACCGCACCCGTTCCTAG
- a CDS encoding acyl carrier protein gives MTKHELFERLSAILQETFDIEPSRIVPEARLHDDLDIDSIDAIDLLVRLKPVTGQRVPPEVFRSVRTIQDVVDALYGLLGSDSAAA, from the coding sequence ATGACCAAGCACGAGCTGTTCGAGCGCCTGAGCGCCATCCTCCAGGAAACCTTCGACATCGAGCCGTCCCGCATCGTCCCGGAGGCGCGTCTGCACGACGACCTCGACATCGACAGCATTGACGCCATCGACCTGCTGGTGCGCCTGAAGCCGGTGACGGGCCAGCGCGTCCCGCCGGAAGTCTTCCGCTCCGTGCGCACCATCCAGGACGTGGTGGACGCGCTGTACGGTCTGCTCGGCAGCGACTCCGCCGCGGCGTGA
- a CDS encoding AMP-binding protein gives MAEPLALETLLVHGRPAGHPVARSEDGVRDFAALRARVAGWRSAFAAHGGQRYALFTEDTFEFAAALLGAWHAGVCVYLPADARPATLDALKAHVDGFAGRAPQGQGPLAPAMNEDGTAAALQPLSPRLAALVVYTSGSSGEPTAIPKRLSQLSSEVATLGRLFDEAVGDVPVLATVSHQHIYGLLFRVLWPLTSGRPFDAKSLPYPEDILAALQTGPGLLVASPAHLKRLPATLDWAAVRGNLRGLFSSGGPLTPEALHACRDLLGRAPVEVYGSSETGGVAWRRRDTDDTASWRTMPGVEVRAEDDALRVQSPHLDLPPGEWFTTEDRARPVPGGFELLGRRDRLLKLEEKRVSLSAMERTLVAGGLLREARVLPLTEGHRVILAVVGVPDAEGWRLQQTGGRRSLSQALREKLAPHFESSALPRRFRYLEAMPVNSQGKSTEAALAALFDPKRPPFRVLERSDERVLLAVEVPANSPYFDGHFPGSPILPGVVQVEWALLLGREHFALPPDFLRIETLKFQQVIPPGTLLSLELTWAKESGRLGFKLTSAAGSHASGRIVLGGAAG, from the coding sequence ATGGCTGAGCCGCTCGCGCTCGAAACCCTCCTCGTCCACGGCCGTCCCGCCGGGCACCCCGTGGCCCGGAGCGAGGACGGCGTGCGGGACTTCGCTGCGTTGCGCGCCCGGGTCGCCGGCTGGCGCTCGGCCTTCGCGGCGCACGGAGGCCAGCGCTACGCCCTCTTCACCGAGGACACCTTCGAGTTCGCCGCCGCGCTGTTGGGCGCCTGGCACGCGGGCGTCTGCGTCTACCTGCCCGCGGACGCGCGCCCCGCCACGCTGGACGCGCTGAAGGCCCACGTGGACGGCTTCGCGGGCCGGGCCCCCCAGGGACAGGGGCCGCTCGCACCCGCGATGAACGAGGACGGGACCGCCGCCGCGCTCCAGCCGCTGTCGCCCCGGCTCGCCGCGCTGGTCGTCTACACGTCGGGCTCCAGCGGAGAGCCCACCGCCATCCCCAAGCGCCTGTCGCAGCTGTCCAGCGAGGTGGCCACGCTGGGCCGCCTGTTCGACGAGGCCGTGGGGGACGTGCCGGTGCTGGCCACCGTGTCGCACCAGCACATCTACGGCCTGCTGTTCCGGGTGCTATGGCCACTGACGTCCGGCCGCCCGTTCGACGCGAAATCCCTGCCCTATCCGGAGGACATCCTGGCCGCGCTCCAGACCGGCCCCGGGTTGCTGGTGGCGAGCCCCGCGCACCTGAAGCGGCTGCCTGCGACGCTGGACTGGGCGGCCGTGCGCGGGAACCTGCGCGGGCTGTTCTCCTCCGGCGGACCGCTCACCCCCGAAGCGCTCCACGCCTGCCGCGACCTGTTGGGCCGGGCGCCGGTGGAGGTGTACGGCAGCTCGGAGACGGGCGGCGTCGCGTGGCGCCGGCGCGACACGGACGACACCGCGTCCTGGCGCACGATGCCGGGCGTGGAGGTGCGCGCGGAAGACGACGCGCTCCGCGTCCAATCCCCCCACCTGGACCTGCCTCCGGGCGAATGGTTCACCACGGAGGACCGCGCGCGCCCCGTGCCCGGCGGCTTCGAGCTGTTGGGGCGCCGCGACCGGCTGCTCAAGCTGGAGGAGAAGCGCGTGTCGCTCTCCGCCATGGAGCGCACGCTCGTGGCCGGGGGCCTTCTGCGCGAGGCGCGGGTGCTGCCCCTCACGGAGGGCCACCGCGTGATTCTGGCGGTGGTGGGCGTGCCGGACGCGGAAGGCTGGCGGCTCCAGCAGACGGGGGGCAGGCGCTCCCTGAGCCAGGCGCTGCGCGAGAAGCTGGCCCCGCATTTCGAGTCCAGTGCCTTGCCGCGCCGGTTCCGGTATCTGGAGGCCATGCCGGTCAACTCCCAGGGCAAATCCACCGAGGCGGCGCTCGCCGCGCTCTTCGACCCGAAGCGTCCCCCGTTCCGCGTGCTGGAGCGCTCCGACGAGCGCGTGCTGCTGGCGGTGGAGGTCCCCGCGAACTCGCCCTACTTCGACGGGCACTTCCCGGGCTCGCCCATCCTGCCCGGCGTGGTGCAGGTGGAGTGGGCGCTGCTCCTGGGCCGCGAGCACTTCGCGCTGCCGCCGGACTTCCTTCGCATCGAGACGCTGAAGTTCCAGCAGGTCATTCCCCCCGGCACGCTGCTGTCGCTGGAGCTCACCTGGGCGAAGGAGTCCGGGCGGCTGGGGTTCAAGTTGACGTCGGCCGCGGGCTCGCATGCCAGTGGCCGCATCGTGTTGGGGGGAGCGGCAGGATGA
- a CDS encoding glycosyltransferase family 2 protein — MKVCAVIPVYNHGEAVGAVVKAVRSHGLPCVLVDDGSEPGCAAVLDGLAREDSEHVEVVRLPQNEGKGGAMMAGLRAALAKGYSHALQIDADGQHDANDIPRFLSLAKAQPDMLVCGTPVYDESVPKGRLYGRYATHIWVWINTLSFAIRDSMCGFRVYPLQPTVALIDSVRIGKRMDFDVEVLVRLFWRGMRILNQPTQVRYPTDGISHFDVLWDNVRISGMHARLFFGMLGRLPVLLWRKVAR; from the coding sequence ATGAAGGTCTGCGCGGTGATTCCGGTCTACAACCACGGCGAGGCCGTGGGCGCGGTGGTGAAGGCCGTGCGAAGCCACGGGCTGCCCTGCGTGCTGGTGGACGACGGCAGCGAGCCCGGCTGCGCGGCGGTGCTGGACGGCCTGGCGCGCGAGGACAGCGAGCACGTGGAGGTGGTCCGCCTGCCCCAGAACGAGGGCAAGGGCGGCGCGATGATGGCGGGCCTGCGCGCGGCCCTCGCCAAAGGCTACAGCCACGCGCTCCAAATCGACGCGGACGGCCAGCACGACGCCAACGACATCCCGCGCTTCCTGTCGCTGGCGAAGGCGCAGCCGGACATGCTCGTGTGCGGCACGCCCGTCTATGACGAGTCCGTGCCCAAGGGCCGGCTCTACGGCCGCTACGCCACGCACATCTGGGTGTGGATCAACACGCTCTCGTTCGCCATCCGCGACTCCATGTGCGGCTTCCGCGTGTATCCGCTCCAGCCCACCGTGGCGCTCATCGACTCGGTGAGGATTGGCAAGCGGATGGACTTCGACGTGGAGGTGCTGGTGCGCCTGTTCTGGCGCGGCATGCGCATCCTCAACCAGCCCACCCAGGTGCGCTACCCCACCGACGGCATCTCCCACTTCGACGTGCTCTGGGACAACGTGCGCATCTCCGGCATGCACGCCCGGCTCTTCTTCGGGATGCTGGGACGGCTGCCCGTCCTGCTCTGGCGCAAGGTGGCCAGATGA